The Chryseobacterium shigense genome segment ATCTGTTGGTGTACTTTTATTCTTTCCATCATTTTTTCCTTGCTGTGCATTTTTTTGTACAGCATCATTTCAGTGTACATAGCAAGAGTTTCTGTAAGCATTACGGCACCTTCTCTGTCATCAGGATTAATCTGACTGTTTCCCCACCACAGGTGAGAAAGCTCGTGCCCCGCAAGCTCATTAATTACATCCTGTTTCTTATCTGCATGAATATTGGCATGGAAAACCATATCTTCAGGCATAAAAACCGCAGATGGGTAGGCCGTTGCAGCAAATCCCCTGGTAAAAGATGAGATTTCAGCAAAATTGACGGTTTTAAATGGATATTTTCCAAAATTCTGAGTACAGTAATCCAGTGTGATTTTTGCATTTTCAAGCAGGTGGTTTACATTTTCAAAGTGCTTTTTGTGATAAAATACATTCACTGCAATGCCTTTGTAGAGAACACTTTTTACCTCATAATCTGCCGAAGAAACTGCAAACCGGAATGGGATGCTTTCTGCTTTATACTGAAAATAATTACGTCCTGATTTGGTCCATTTTTTAACCAGATCTCCGGTGCCTATGGCGGTTTGGCTTCCTTCTGTGGAAACAGTCATGTCTAAATTGATAAAATCTTTTCTGAAAACTTCCGGGGCTTCCGGTTTTTTCAACTTTTCCAATATTCTGATGTGATTGTCTTTACGCAATTTTTCATCCTGAATTTCTTCATCTTTCTGATATCCTATTACCGGATAATACCTGCTGATCCTCATAAAAGAACCATTTTCTATAATAGCATTAAAAGACTGGTGCCCGTTTACAGCATACCATTTATATGATAGTTTGAAATCAAGATAAGCGGTACCGTTGGGTTGCATGGGTTGCCTTAGTTTAATTTCTGACACATCTTTACTTATTTTTATTGTTTCAGAATTAGCTTGCAGAGAAGCGGATTCCATCTTAAGGTCAGGATTGAAATGAACCAGGATTTTATCAATCGGCTGATCTGTAACATTGGTCAGCATATATTTCCCGGTAATCTCATATGAGTTTTTGGAAGGGTATAACCTGATTTCGGTAACAACATCTGAAATTTCAGGGTGAGGCATATTTTCATATTCCTTAAAATTCTTTTCGTACCGAACAGCTTCTATGACTGCTTTTTCTTCATTCTTCGGAATATATCCTTTCATAAAGAAAGTTCCGGCAAAAACTCCTGAAAGAAGTAAAAAAAAGCTGGAAATAAGTAAAATAGGATTTCGTTTTTTTGTTCTGAAAATTTTATGAATCATCCATAAAAATGTAATGATTCCGGAACCAAACAGAAGTCTTTCCACGAAAGCAAAAGCATATGGTCCATATCCATTAAAATCACTGTAGGAGCCTTTGAAATCTGAAAAAATTCTTAACAGCGGATAGGGAAGTATTTTCCCCGAAGCGGGACCTGTCAGAAGAAATACGGCTAAAACGGAAACTCCCAGAGCGATAAATTTATTTCTGATATTATGATTGACCAGCAGGATAAACCCTGAGAAAAGCATCAGCGGAAAAGTATTAAAAAGGAAAACGGGCAGATAAGCTTTCCAGTCGATATGAAAATATTGGTAAACTGCCTGAAATATAATGCCTTCAGTAATTAGAATTCCGGTAAAGAAAAAAAGAAGGATACTAATGGAAATAAAATGTCCGGTAAGTTTACTTTTCGAAAAAAAAGTGGTGTTTTCGATCATGGAAAATCCTGATGAGTGACTTCTCCAGTAAAGATCATTAATAAAATATGCCACAAGCAAAAAGCCGAACAGAGGGAAATTTTCTGAAATTGTAGTGGCCATAAGACCTGACCCTGCATATTTCTGGGGAAGCCGGATTCCCTTCTCTATCTCAGCAAACATTTCCATCCCGATGAAAAAGAGTAACAGTATAGAAACCGCAGGAATAGTAATGCTTCTGAAAAGATAAATAAGATCAACCCTTGCAAAGGATAAGATGGATCTGAGTATGTTTTTCCAGCCAAAATCTGTCTGCGATAC includes the following:
- a CDS encoding M1 family aminopeptidase — protein: MNAIFLFEAGRISKRWPAYLIAFILVSIGVFCGNQFNLTAGDGIYLNSPYTIGFMTGMLSLSILFIAVIFAVQLLFKDQDSKFDLILFSFPFSTWTYLSGKFITYFLQTFLSFSLLMTGFLVGQILRTGSEMQSYFNIGYYLYPMLIFGFINCLFVCSFLFFVSLAVKKKLMVVVGGLLLYVLYMVVLVFSNSPFMAGSLPQSVETQHISSVLDPFGLSAYFFEARAFSVQQKNTLIIPLSGYLLLNRIIFLIISAVFLLFTYRLFSFSDISKRKSKKAIPESEVIRIPTFTYRVSQTDFGWKNILRSILSFARVDLIYLFRSITIPAVSILLLFFIGMEMFAEIEKGIRLPQKYAGSGLMATTISENFPLFGFLLVAYFINDLYWRSHSSGFSMIENTTFFSKSKLTGHFISISILLFFFTGILITEGIIFQAVYQYFHIDWKAYLPVFLFNTFPLMLFSGFILLVNHNIRNKFIALGVSVLAVFLLTGPASGKILPYPLLRIFSDFKGSYSDFNGYGPYAFAFVERLLFGSGIITFLWMIHKIFRTKKRNPILLISSFFLLLSGVFAGTFFMKGYIPKNEEKAVIEAVRYEKNFKEYENMPHPEISDVVTEIRLYPSKNSYEITGKYMLTNVTDQPIDKILVHFNPDLKMESASLQANSETIKISKDVSEIKLRQPMQPNGTAYLDFKLSYKWYAVNGHQSFNAIIENGSFMRISRYYPVIGYQKDEEIQDEKLRKDNHIRILEKLKKPEAPEVFRKDFINLDMTVSTEGSQTAIGTGDLVKKWTKSGRNYFQYKAESIPFRFAVSSADYEVKSVLYKGIAVNVFYHKKHFENVNHLLENAKITLDYCTQNFGKYPFKTVNFAEISSFTRGFAATAYPSAVFMPEDMVFHANIHADKKQDVINELAGHELSHLWWGNSQINPDDREGAVMLTETLAMYTEMMLYKKMHSKEKMMERIKVHQQIYDNEKGLSENRPIYKAIGDTPHISYSKGAVAMVKLSELIGEEKVNEALKNFLQNNQYPKKPSSLDLLKEFYKVCPDENTRKQVDILFKTI